The genomic stretch AGAAAGCATGGAACGAACCATGTCTTTCTCAGCCGCTGGAAAAACATCGATAATCCGGTCAATGGTTTTTGCCGCCGATGTGGTATGCAAGGTGCCGAAAACCAGATGCCCGGTTTCTGCCGCGGTCAGCGCGAGCCGAATGGTTTCAAGGTCACGCATTTCCCCGACCAGAATTATGTCTGGGTCCTCACGCAGCGCAGAGCGCAGCGCTTCATTAAAGCCCAAGGTATCACGATGCACCTCGCGTTGGTTCACCAGACATTTTTTACTTTCGTGAACGAACTCGATGGGATCCTCAATGGTCAGAATATGGTCGTACTTATTTTCATTGATATAGTCGATCATCGCCGCAAGAGTGGTACTTTTACCGGAACCTGTCGGTCCTGTCACAAGGACAAGCCCGCGCGGTTTCATGGCAATTTCCTTGAACACCGCTGGCGCACCAAGCTCTTCAAGCGTCAAGACTTGCGATGGAATGGTTCGGAATACGGCGCCTGCTCCACGATTGTGATTAAACGCATTGACACGAAACCGTGCCACACCAGGCAACTCGAAAGAAAAGTCCGTTTCCAGAAACTCCTCATAATCTTTGCGTTGCTTGTCATTCATGATGTCATAGACAAGGCTATGCACCGTCTTATGATCCAGTGGTGGCAAATTGATGCGCCGCACATCGCCATCGACACGGATCATCGGTGGCAGACCAGCCGACAAATGCAAATCTGACGCCTTGTTTTTGACACTAAATGCCAGTAATTCGGTAATATCCATTCGAGCCCCTCTCTGACGATGACTTACCAAGCGTGCACGATATCCATTATGATGTGCACATCAACCAACGCTCACATAAAGATAAACCATTATGGCGACCGTCGCATCCCGCTGGAAGCGAATTCAAGCAGAAATTGAACAAATCGCTTCTAAACCAGTCACCGTCGTTGCGGTGAGCAAGCAACAACCCATCGCAAAAATGCAGGAAGCCTTTGCCGCTGGCCTGCGGCATTTTGGTGAAAGCTATGTACAAGAAGCCTTGTCAAAAATGGCAACATGGCAAGAGCGCACCAACGTTGTATGGCATTTTATCGGTCCCATTCAGAGCAATAAAACCAAACACTTGGCGGAACACTTTGATTGGGTGCAAAGCGTTGATCGCCTCAAGGTTGCGCGACGGCTGAATGACCAACGGCCATCGCATCTGCCGCCACTTAATGTCCTAATCCAGGTGAACATTTCAGGAGAACCTTCAAAATCAGGGGTTCATCCGGACGAGGTGCTGCCACTTGCACAGGCCATTCGCCACTTGCCAAGGCTCTCGCTGCGAGGTCTAATGACAATCCCCTCACCAAATGCACCGATGGATCAGTGGCAATCTATGCTCACACTTTTTCAACAGCTGTCGACGTATGTCAATACGTGCGACACCCTGTCCATGGGCATGTCAAATGACTACGCCACTGCCATCCGGTATGGGGCAACGATGATCCGGTTAGGCACGGCGCTTTTCGGCCCACGATCATCCAATAGGAGCTGAGCAATGGATAAATCCGTCACGTTTATCGGTGCTGGCAACATGGCCCGCGCCCTGATTAACGGCCTCCTCCAACAAGGGGTTGAGGCCAATCGCCTGTCTGTCATTTGTCGAACGCCTCAGAAACACAGTGATTTGCGCGGCCGAGGGATTGAGATCCATCCACCGGGCTCGCCGCCACAAGGTGAGCTGGTCGTTCTGGCCACCAAACCGCAACAGGCTGGTGAAGCACTGGCCCGACTTCGTGGGACACTGGACGGAAAAGTGCTCATCTCTGTGGCCGCTGGCCTCACCACTCGATGGCTGGCGCAAATGTCGGAGTGTCAAAGTGTGATAAGAGCCATGCCGAACACCCCAGCCAGCATTCGACTGGGTATGACTGGTCTATTTGCCAATGAAAGCACACGGCAACGCTTTGGTTATGATGCCGAATGGCTATTCGGCAGTGTCGGCGAATGGCACTGGCTTGATAACGAATCACTCATGGATGCCGTCACGGCCGTCGCAGGCTCGGGACCTGCCTATGTATTCTTGTTGGCTGAAGCCATGACCAAGGCCGCCAGCACGTTAGGTTTCGACCAAGACACGGCTCAACAGATGGTGACGCAGACCATTTTTGGGGCAGCCCATTTGCTCAAACATAGCACGCAATCAGCACAGACGCTTCGCCAACAAGTGACTTCTCCGGGAGGTACCACAGAAGCGGCGATCACCGTACTGCAGGATGGCCGCTTCGAAGCGCTCTTGAAATCTGCCTTGATGGCCGCAGAAAAGAGGGGAAAAGTCTTATCTGAACAAGCCGAGTCCCAACAAGGAGCTGCTGCTTCATGAACATTTTGGCAGACATTACGGAATTGCTAGCCCGCCTACTGCTAAGCGTATTTTTTGTGCGTTTCTGGGCGCAATGGGCGCATGTGGATTTTTATAACCCCTTGGCACAATTCGTTTACCGTTTTACACACCCCGTGTGCCAACCTTTGCGGCGAATCTTGCCGAAACACAGACATTATGACTGGGCTAGCTTGATGGTTAGCTTTACCATCGCCCTCATCGCACAGCTTGCCATCGTCGCGATGTATCCTCTGACGCCATCAGGGCCGGTAATTTTCAAATTGGCGCTCGTGCTGTTTCTGCATAGCGTGTTTAATTTGCTGTTCTGGATTGTTCTGATCCAAGCCATCGCCAGTTTTATCGCACCACCTCAGCAAAATCCTGCGTTGACCTTTTTATACCAATTAACCGCGCCCTTGCTCCGCCCAATACAGCGCCTATTGCCAGCGACTGGCGGCCTTGATTTTTCGCCAATGGTGTTGATGTTTCTCGTCTATCTCGCCATGCGGCTGGTCACGGGTTGGCTACTCTGAACAAAAGCAATGCGTGGTTTTCAAAATCGCAGCTTTGCTGGTATGATCGCGGCCTTCTTGCCGGAACGTAACCGGAGATTCAGGTTGTGAATCATAAACCAGAGAGTTCTGTGTTGGAGACACTGAAATTGCTTTTGGCAGAGGTATTGTCCCTGCCTGAGGAACAGGTCTCCGCCATGCAATCGGACACCCCGCTGTTCGGCGCCCTGCCGGAACTGGACTCTATGGCAGTCGTCGCACTGCTGACCGCTATTGAACACCAATTTGGTATCACTGTTGACGATGCCGAAATTACGGCTGAAACTTTCGAGACGCTAGGAAGCCTCGCCAAATTTATTGAAACACAAACCGCATAACCACTCCACGCGCTCTAGCCGCGGCAACAATGGTCGTTTTCCCCGAATGATGGTGAAAACGACCATCCGTCTTCCTGAAAGTGTCTGACTGAGGCTGTCTTGCCGCTGGCACAGTTCTTGTAGATAGGTTGACGCCAACAATCTGGACAACACGAAAGGAGCGCAACAACCATGAAGACACTTCATCGCACATTACTGGCTTCGTCAGTGGCTTTGGCCATCGCAGGTGGCATTATGCAGGCCTCCATGGCCAACGAAGCGCCCGTCGCCTACAACACCATCAACGACAACCTGTTGATCAGCCAAAATCAAAAAGCACGCCATATCAATACGGTGAACGGGGATGTGCGCGTGCAAACAGGCGCACACGTCGAGCATATTAACACCGTCAGTGGCGATCTATGGCTCGAACCGAACGTACGCGTAGAGGCACTTCACACGGTCAATGGAGATGTTTTTGTGGATAGATCCGTCAATATTGGCCAAATCGATACCGTGAACGGCGATCTGGATATTCGGCAAGACAGTGGCATCAAGAGGCTTCATTCGGTCAACGGGGATCTTCAAGCCAATGCCGCTCGATTTGGCCAAATTGATACAGTCAACGGCGATATCTTGCTGAAAAACGCCACGG from Gammaproteobacteria bacterium encodes the following:
- a CDS encoding acyl carrier protein; this encodes MQVVNHKPESSVLETLKLLLAEVLSLPEEQVSAMQSDTPLFGALPELDSMAVVALLTAIEHQFGITVDDAEITAETFETLGSLAKFIETQTA
- a CDS encoding pyrroline-5-carboxylate reductase; protein product: MDKSVTFIGAGNMARALINGLLQQGVEANRLSVICRTPQKHSDLRGRGIEIHPPGSPPQGELVVLATKPQQAGEALARLRGTLDGKVLISVAAGLTTRWLAQMSECQSVIRAMPNTPASIRLGMTGLFANESTRQRFGYDAEWLFGSVGEWHWLDNESLMDAVTAVAGSGPAYVFLLAEAMTKAASTLGFDQDTAQQMVTQTIFGAAHLLKHSTQSAQTLRQQVTSPGGTTEAAITVLQDGRFEALLKSALMAAEKRGKVLSEQAESQQGAAAS
- a CDS encoding YggT family protein, coding for MNILADITELLARLLLSVFFVRFWAQWAHVDFYNPLAQFVYRFTHPVCQPLRRILPKHRHYDWASLMVSFTIALIAQLAIVAMYPLTPSGPVIFKLALVLFLHSVFNLLFWIVLIQAIASFIAPPQQNPALTFLYQLTAPLLRPIQRLLPATGGLDFSPMVLMFLVYLAMRLVTGWLL
- a CDS encoding YggS family pyridoxal phosphate-dependent enzyme, with the protein product MATVASRWKRIQAEIEQIASKPVTVVAVSKQQPIAKMQEAFAAGLRHFGESYVQEALSKMATWQERTNVVWHFIGPIQSNKTKHLAEHFDWVQSVDRLKVARRLNDQRPSHLPPLNVLIQVNISGEPSKSGVHPDEVLPLAQAIRHLPRLSLRGLMTIPSPNAPMDQWQSMLTLFQQLSTYVNTCDTLSMGMSNDYATAIRYGATMIRLGTALFGPRSSNRS
- a CDS encoding type IV pilus twitching motility protein PilT, with amino-acid sequence MDITELLAFSVKNKASDLHLSAGLPPMIRVDGDVRRINLPPLDHKTVHSLVYDIMNDKQRKDYEEFLETDFSFELPGVARFRVNAFNHNRGAGAVFRTIPSQVLTLEELGAPAVFKEIAMKPRGLVLVTGPTGSGKSTTLAAMIDYINENKYDHILTIEDPIEFVHESKKCLVNQREVHRDTLGFNEALRSALREDPDIILVGEMRDLETIRLALTAAETGHLVFGTLHTTSAAKTIDRIIDVFPAAEKDMVRSMLS